From Microbacterium rhizosphaerae:
GCGGACGAGTCCCATTCGCGCTGCAGCATGGGGCCGGCAGCCGGGAAGGCCGCGAAGTCCCACGCGAGGGCGATGTCGGGCATCGTCGCCTGGCTCGACACCATCTGCGAGTACTGCGGGAAGGTGACCGCGACGAGGTTCGCGTTCAGGCCGATCTTCTTCAGCGAGTCCTGCAGGATCGTGCCGGCCGCGTTGAACTCGGGAACCGTCGGCTGGTAGGCCACCGTGACGGTGGCGCCGCTCACGCCGGCCTGGTCGATGAGCTGCTTGGCTTTGGCGAGGTCTTGCGTGGGCTTGCCGGCGTCGACCCGGCACGAGATGCCCTCGGGGAGGATCTTCGTCGCGATCGATCCCTGGTTGCCGAGAGCGCTGGAGAGGTGGCCGGAGTAGTCGTAGGCCAGCTGGATCGCCTCGCGCACCTTCTCGTCACCGGTGATCTTGCCCTGCGTGTTCAGCCACGCGTAGGTCTCGCGCGACGCCGGGATGTTCACGATCTCGTACGCGGAGTTCTTCGAGATGCCCTCGATGTCGACCGCGTTCAGGCCCATCGTGATGTCGATGTTCCCAGCGAGCAGCTCGTCGCGAGCCGCGGTGTGGTCGCTGATCATGCGGAGGATGAGCGCCGCGGGTCGCTGATCGGTGTAGTCCCAGTACTTCTTGTAGCGCGCGAGGTCGAGCTCCTGGTTCGCCTTGTAGGTCTTGATCTCGAAGGGTCCGGAGCCCGCCTCATGCGAGCCGAGCCACCCCTGAGCGTCGTCGCTGCCCTCGTTCGCCTTCACGGTCCTCGCATCGAGGATGTAGATCGGGCTCAGGGCGCCGATGAAGTCCAGATCGGGCTTGGACAGCGTGATCACGACGTGCTTCGCATCCGGCGCTGTTGCGGACACGTAGTCGGAGAGGAACGAGGCGACGCCGGAGCCGATCTTCTTGACGCGGTCGAGCGTGTAGACGACGTCGTCCGCCGTGAACGCGTTGCCGGAGTGGAACGTGACACCGTCGCGCAGCGTCAGCGTCAGCTGGGTCGCGTCGGAGTTGAACCTCCACTCCGTCGCCAGCTTCGGGATCATCTTGCCGTCCGAGTCGTAGTCGACGAGGCGGTCGTACACACCGGCGACGTTGAAGTCGTTGTGCGCGTCCGACGCCTGCTGCGGGTCGAGCGTCTCTGCGACGTTCGAGCTGCCGACGACGATGCGAGTGGATGCGGAGGTCGAGTCGGCCGTCTGCTTCTGGCCGGTCTGCAGGCCGCAGCCGGCGAGCGCGAGGGCGGCGACTCCCGAGACGGTCACGAGCATCGTCGCTCGCAGGTGCATGCGGTTCATCGGATTCCTTTCGGGTTCACGCCGCTCCGATCGCGGAGCGGCGTCGTACGGATCAGTGGACAGGGGACAGGGGTTCGGAGAGGGATGCCGAAGGCACAGCGGGCGTGGCGCCCGTCGCGGAGGCCGTGACGCTCGACTCGACCTGGACCCGCGTGCGGGCGACCCACGTGCCGCCGCGCATCACATCGCGGGCGACCGGCGGTGCAGCGACGGCCTCGGCCGCATTGGCGGCGTTCACCACCAGGAGATCGGCGGGAGCGCCCGGGGCGAGCCCGTAGCGGGTGAGGCCGAGGGCGGATGCGGCGCGATCGGTGACGAGCTCCAGAGCGAGGCGGAGGTCCTCGTCGCGATAGAACGACGACTGGAAGGCGACGTTCCGCGCCGTCTCGAGCACGTCGCCCGTGCCGAACGGCCACCACGCATCGCGGATGTTGTCGGTGCCGACGAAGACCGGCACGCCGTGGTCGACGAGCTCGCGCACGGGTGGCATGGGGCCGGCCGGGCCGTTGGTCATGACGGCCACCTGGTTCTCGGCCAGCAGGTCGAGGATGGCCCGTCGTACGTCGTCGCTGAGCGTGCCGAGGCCGAAGGCGTGGCTCATGGTCACACGACCCGCGAGCCGACCGGCGCGATGTGCGACGGCCCGGTACTCCGCCTCGGCAGCCGCGCCGACCCCGTGGAGGTGGATGTCGACATCGGCGCCGTAGCGGCGGGCCACGTCGAAGACGATGTCCAGGTGCCCGTCGAGATCGCCGTCCAGCGAGATCGGGTCGAGCCCGCCGACGCCCGTGACACCGAGCCGGAGCGCCTCTTCGAGGAGGTCGGCCACGCCGGCCTGTCCACGGATCCCGCTCTGCGGGAACGCCACGAT
This genomic window contains:
- a CDS encoding ABC transporter substrate-binding protein: MNRMHLRATMLVTVSGVAALALAGCGLQTGQKQTADSTSASTRIVVGSSNVAETLDPQQASDAHNDFNVAGVYDRLVDYDSDGKMIPKLATEWRFNSDATQLTLTLRDGVTFHSGNAFTADDVVYTLDRVKKIGSGVASFLSDYVSATAPDAKHVVITLSKPDLDFIGALSPIYILDARTVKANEGSDDAQGWLGSHEAGSGPFEIKTYKANQELDLARYKKYWDYTDQRPAALILRMISDHTAARDELLAGNIDITMGLNAVDIEGISKNSAYEIVNIPASRETYAWLNTQGKITGDEKVREAIQLAYDYSGHLSSALGNQGSIATKILPEGISCRVDAGKPTQDLAKAKQLIDQAGVSGATVTVAYQPTVPEFNAAGTILQDSLKKIGLNANLVAVTFPQYSQMVSSQATMPDIALAWDFAAFPAAGPMLQREWDSSAAGKTNFTWYSNPKVDRLLADAQTATSADKACQDYTAVQKQVIADHALLYIANPSVAMVSDKKVQTIPFSPTQQDFNVGTLRMSR
- a CDS encoding amidohydrolase, whose translation is MMRSRTSSYTRRSSASPDGASEASRAVDSSFCDTVALPSDVRRLARGGRTTSAAGAWSRPGGVIVGPRSRVRGVPPGRGVINLEYQPTILFRLWVPNPLLLCNRVYQTTTLGVSVTLMLRNGRSREGAMVDIAISAGRIDSITPAAGCLGDGDEDLGGRAVLPLLVNGHAHLDKTFLGGPWQPHAAGSTVRERIEVEKRQRRLLDETALERAMLLAQRMVEFGTGTLRAHVDVDAEIGLSGVERMLAVQEAFRGLLDVQIVAFPQSGIRGQAGVADLLEEALRLGVTGVGGLDPISLDGDLDGHLDIVFDVARRYGADVDIHLHGVGAAAEAEYRAVAHRAGRLAGRVTMSHAFGLGTLSDDVRRAILDLLAENQVAVMTNGPAGPMPPVRELVDHGVPVFVGTDNIRDAWWPFGTGDVLETARNVAFQSSFYRDEDLRLALELVTDRAASALGLTRYGLAPGAPADLLVVNAANAAEAVAAPPVARDVMRGGTWVARTRVQVESSVTASATGATPAVPSASLSEPLSPVH